The window GCTTCTTGTGAGGCTATCTCACTGGACTGGTCGTCCTTCTCCCAGACGACTGAGAGGTCCCAGCCTGATGTGACGTTAACACTCATGTAATCTCCAGAGGAGATTTCATTCCCGCTTACGGATATATCAGCTAATACACTGCCTGTATTGGCGCTGTCTGTCCAGTTGACTCCATTTGATCCGTCTGGTGAACCGACATAATTACCAGCACTGTTATTGAAGCTACCACGAGTCACTAAGGTGGCTGGATCGATTGTGTCGCCACTCTGGTGGGCTATTTTGATCGTGACCCCGTCGTCGGTATTGATTTCTTCAAACTCAAACTGCGCACTTGGCGCGGCCTCGCTTGGGCCGAGCCCGAGCACGAACGACGCGATGACCGCAGCCAGGATCACAGTGATGGCGACCATCAGTATCACACCGATCACTGGACTGACTGCCCTATCTTCTCCGCTATGCAACTCCCGGATTGTTTCGCGTAATCTCATTGTATCAACCGTCCCTCGGCAACGGTGCATAACGGAGCGATGCCGAGGCTCGCCCCGGGGTTTCTCCTGCACTCGACTTGATGTGACAAGTCGATGCGTCGGGAACCCCAACGTACGCCCCGCGACTCGAACACGGGTCTCGCCACCTGGTGCGCATAGTGCAAACTCCTTGTCGCATTGGTATATATGTTTGCCGACTTGTTATCAGATGCGAAAACGTGAATGGCAGTTACAGAGCCAGAAAAAGCCTCTCTCAGGCCCATTTTCAGATATTGGAGATAAACCATCCTAGAGGTTTATATCGGATGTCGACCAGAACCTGCAAAATTTGATAGCAGGCCTCATCGGTGACAGAGTTCGGGTGGTCGGTCGAGAACGCGTGCGGCGTGGGGTGTGAGGAGGAATGTCGTCCCGTCGCCGCGCACGCTCCCTGGCACAGCCCACTCGATCAGGTCTTTGAGCTGCTGTCTGAACGCCGCGTCCCGCTGTTCCGCGAGTTGTACTGCAAGTCGCGTCTCCTTGGGTGGGTTTGTACCACGCAACCATACGTATGTTCGCAGGAATTCCATCCGGACATCTGCTGGCGCTTCATCCAAATACGAAGGTAGTGCGAAGTCTCGCTCAGCGTTTTTCGTGCCGACGGGTCCACCCAGCGCGGCCAGAAACCGTCCGAGAATCACGCCATCGACACCCGGCCGGAGGTCTGTCGCGCGACCCTCGCTGTCTACATTCTCTATGTCGATATCGGTGATACCCGCGCGTTTCAGCGCCGTGTAGGCGCATCGCATTGTCTCTTCCTCGACCGTGAACATGGGGGCGTACGTCTCCGTAGCGATTGAGCCGCCAGCAAATATCCACGCGACGAGAATATTGAATCCTTCAAACTGTTCGTCGTTCCACGAGAGATCGAGCCAGCCGTAGTCTTCTGCAGTCTGAATCGCGCGCACGGGGTCGGGGCGACTGTCCGATTCCATCCATGGACGAATGCGGCTGCGCGGCAGGTCCAGTGCGGACGCGACAGCTGCCGATCCTTTGTTCGGGTGCTCGGCTGTGTATTCGAGCACACGCTGGTACTCTTGGACGCGGCCCCACGGGTCGTCGTAGCGACCGCCCGCGTAGGTTGCAGCAAGGTGCTTCGAAATCTCTATCCTATCGTCGATCGGCATAAAAACCGCCTCAAAACAGTGTTAATCAGCCGCCGTACTCGTATTCGCGCAGGGTTGCCGAGTCCGTTCCTGCATCATTCTCCCAGATAATTCGAACTGTATCTCCGGAACTGACGCTATCGTTCGTTGTGTATGTGTCACCGGCGGATATCGTCCCACCACCCCAGTTATTCGCATCGTCAACGAAGGTTCCGTAGGTGACATTTATGTTGGCTGCGTCGAGGGTTGCACCACCAGTGTGGGTGATATCGATATTATTTCCATTCTCGACAAAATCAAAACTTGCCTGCGGCGCTGTATCGCTCACCTGGTCACCGAGACCGAGGACGAATGTTGCGATGACGGCTGCCAGAATGACGGTGATTGCGACCATCAATATCACGCCAATCACTGGACTGACTGCACCATCGTCGTTGCGAAGTTGTTGTAGCTTCATGGTTTCTCACGGACACACAGCGCATACGAGATGGGCCACAACTGCTAAGATAGTGGCCCGTGTTATTTGGACTTGCACACAGGATGGGTGCCATCCCAACCTGATGTCCTTCTCGTGATACTGCGTGTTCCTAGCCACGTGTAGACCATCACCTCATATAACAGTAAGGTCTTATTACCAGGTTTGATAGTTCGAAAACGTATATTTCGCACTCAGTTTCATAAATAAATAAGACGTTAACAGGTGAAAACCACTTTCACTCTGCTTGGCTCGCACTTACTTGTCTCTTATTGGAACGCTTTGAGTATGATAACTGACGCCCGAGCGCTCCGCCCGGAATACATCCCACGTGACCTGTACCACCGTGATGGACAGAAAGACGCACTGGCCTCGTGGCTCGATCCACTCACCCATGGTCGCTCGGGCGAGAACGCGTTTATTTTCGGCCCGACTGGGTCAGGAAAGACCACGCTGGCGAAGTACATCGCAAAGAAACTAGCGAAACAGACGTTCGACGTGCGCTGGGGCCTGGCGAACTGTATGTCGGATCCGACGCCTGCAGCGACGCTCGCCGAGATCGTGCGGGAGACCGACCTGGGGACGCAGCGCCCCGACGGCACCCCCCGCGCTCACTACATCCGGTTGCTCCGTGAGGCAGACTCGCAGATTCTTGCCATCATCGACGAGGTGAACGCGCTGACCGACCTCGCCCTGCTGCATGCGCTGTACGATGTCCCGGGCGTGACGCTGGTCTGCATCTGTGTCGACGAGGATTCGTTGTTCTCAGCCCCGGATATCAACTCGGAGACGCGGAGTCGGCTGCGGACGTTCCGAACGATGCATCTTGACCCGTATTCGCATGACGAGCTGGTCGACATCCTCGATTACCGTGTCGAATATGGGTTGATGCGCGACCGCGTCGCCGATGACGCGATTGACTACATTGCCGACCTTGCCGTCGGTAACGCTCGGACAGCGATTGCGTTACTCCGGCGGGCGGCCGAGGCGGCCAGTGCGGACGAGTGTCCCATTACGTCCGGGCTCGTCGACGACGTCCAGGAAGAGGCGCTGGCCGACGTGCGCGACCGCCATATTCGGTCGCTGGGGACGCACCAGCGCGCGATATTCGAAATTATTCGCGAAGCGGGGAGTTCGGGCATCCGAGCGACAGACCTTCACGGCCGGTACGCAAGCCGCGTCCAGGAGCCACGCGGCCAGAGTATGCGTCGGCGGTACCTCAACAGCCTCGAACGCTACGGCCTCATCGAACAGGCTGGAACCGGACGTGGGACACGCTACTGTGTCTTGCAAATCGAAGAAGCGTGAATCCGTGAATCGCCTGACAGCAGTGGAAGCGTGAATTTCCGTGAATCGGCGCTACGGGTTGTTTTCCTTTCTCTGAGTAGCTCTCCGGGCGAAATCGTGATTATCCGTGAATTTGCGCGGGAACCCTTTTACAAGGCCGGCGGTCGCTCCGGGTATGGCCTCTGTAGACCAGGCCTCCGCCGCGCGGTCGACGAGCAGGTACATGAACGGCGAGCAGTATCGCATCAGCGTCCAGGACGAGTATCGGCACCCAGAGTTCGACGCCCGCATCGACGTAATCCGCGTAGCTACTGACGAAGTCTGGACCTTTGACGTCAGCAACGGTGTCGCGCACCTGCAGACGACGAACGCCGGCTCCGGGCTGACCTCACTGCCAGAGTTACCAGAGTGGGTCGACCAGCTCGTGCGTGAACTCGACATCGAGGAGGTGGCGGTGCCGTGAATGGGCTATCTGATGCCCGAGGGTCATTCCAGGAAGGTTTCGGGATGCTGTTTGGGCACCCCATCGTAACCAGCGACAGAGACTCTCAAAAAATATTGGCTCCCAAAGCGTTATACAAACATCAGGTCTAGTCAGTGCGTGCCCTGGGGGCCGAAATTGTGGATCGTCAGCTCGAACGCGGCTTACTCTTAGAACGGAACGATTGCGAGGTGATGTCAATCAGGGAAATCTGACACCGCGTCGGCTTCTATCTGTAGAACAGTCAGGAGCTTTCGGATTCTCCCTGAAGATATGCTTCGCCGTCTGGTGTAATTCGATAGTAGCCCCTCTTCACACGTTCTACCATCCCTTTATCAACAAGTTTGGAAAGACGACGATTGACTTCATCTCTGGATTTGTCGATGTTGATAGCGATTACCGCGGGCGACAGTATAATACCTGTCTCAGACAACAGCTCAAGGATTCTGTCGTCAATGGGCAACTGCATCCACCCCGGTGGTTGACGTGTGGAAGCCACTTTTACCTTATTCAACGCCCGGTAACTTATCAGGTTCCAATAACGAATACGTGTGGTTAACCACATGGATTGATGTGAAGATTTATTATTCAGTCTCATTAATCCATGTGATACAGATCGACGCGACACTCCGAAGGGTGTCTCTACCCGGCGACACGCCGCAAAAACTCGCTGGGTGCGACACCGTGTCCCTACCACGGGTGTCGCGTCGGTCGGATCTCCGACCCATGGAAGACAACGACGCGCGACCGTTTCAAGGTTCGCACCGGCACGCGGTATCGACCGACGATCACCCAGTTCTCACCGAGATCCACTCATGAGTACCGACACCACCACGACCGACAGTACCGATACCACGACCACCTGGACGGACCTGTCCGCGTTCCAGCGCGACACGCTCGCCGTCCTGCAGGAGATCGACCACGAGGATGCCACGAGCTACGGGCTCGAAATCAAGCGCCGGCTCGAAGACCTCTACGGCGAAGAGGTCAACCACGGCCGGCTGTACCCGAACCTCGATCAACTCGTTCAGGCCGACCTGGTCGAAAAGAGCGACCTCGACGAGCGCACGAATCGCTACGCGTTGACTCACGCCGGGAAGCGCCTGCTCGAAGTGCAGGCCGAACATCTCGCGACGCTGACCGACATCTGCCAAGCCGAGGTCGTCGCCGACGGCGGGCAGGAGTTCGTCCCGGTACACTTCATCGCCTACGAGGACGACGCCGACTTGGAGATTGATGACAGCGGCGAGGATCCGACCGTCGCGAACCACGACGAGCTGGTCAACAGCGGCCAGACGTTCGGCGAGATCCGCATGATGTCCCGCGAGCACGCGGAGGAGTACGACCTCGATGTCGTCACCCAGGACGACGCGCTCTGGTGCGACGAGGTTGCAGACCTGGATATCGGCGAGGCCGTCCGGGTCGACGACCTGCGCGAGGAGGGCGCCGTCTCATGAATCCCGCCGACAGACTGCGCGAGGCCCGCAAACAGTGCGCCCTCGCGGCCGACGCCGAGGAGATGACTGAGATGCAACGCGAGACGGCTGGCCATCTGGCGGGCATCCTCGACCAGCTGGCCGGCAGCGTCGATGCGGTCCAGGAGGGGCGGTCGTCCGGGCCGACGGTGGCCAGCCAGTGTGTGATTTCTGTGGCGACGACCACGAGACGCTGGCCGCTGCTTTGCGATGCTGTACCGAGCGGTTCCTTCCTGACGGCGAGAGTGTTCGCGCCGACGGCGGGCAGCAGGAGCTAGACGAGCCAGCTATCGTTCCAGAGCCAGTTGCAGCAGACGAAGAAGTCGACGACGAGGACTGTGCGTACGAAGTCTGTGACTCTGCTGCAGACTATCGCGTGCAGTTGGAGAACGACTACCTCTTCTACTGCTGCCAGGAGTGTTCGCGCCGTAATCGCGTCTACGCGAGGGAGAACGACTTGCTGGAGAACAAGGTGCAGCCATGAGCCAGTCCAAAGGCGGCCACCCTGGCGCACCTCAGGCGGGCTCGGTCGTCCGCAACTATGCGGACCTCCTCAACTGGTTGCCTGACCCGCCGGAGACGTTTTTCATGGCCGATGTGCCAGAGGACTACGTTGGGACGATTCGCTCACTGTCCCACGACAGTGTCATCGCCAAGGAGGGCTGGGAGGCCTACGACGGTGAATCGATGCCGACCGAGAACAGCCGGCGTGTCTGGAAGGTCGAATCCTGGGCCAGCGAGCGCGCGGCTGAGATCGTCGCGAACCGCGACGCGATCTGTCCGTGCGGCCACGCCGGCGTCCAGAACTGCGGCGACCACTACGCCTGTAGTTTCGAAGCCTGCGACCAGGCGTTCGAGCGTGACGAGCTGGAGGTGGATAGATGACGAGCCAGCAGGACCGCACGGACGGAGCGGTCGACTGGCCGGCACAATTCGAACGGACGCCCGCGTCACAACGCGTCCACACCTCGAAGTTCGGCGTTACGTTCCACGAGGCACTTCGGCGCATCGAGACGGAACTACTGGATCGCGTCGGCGCTGATGATTGGCGCGTCTCGACGGCCGCTCCCCACCGGAAACAGGACGGGATGCCGTATGCGAACGCCAACCCGTCGGATCCAGCGGTCGTGGTCCGGTGGTCGAAAGATGGCCAGCAATTCGCCGTCGCCTGCGATCACTACACGGACTGGCGGGACAACGCCCGGGCGATTGGGCTGTACATTCGTGAGAAGCGCAAGATGTCTGACCGGCCGGTGACGACCGGGCAGTCCGAGTTCGCGACGGCGCGGCTGCCCAGCGGCAACGAAGAAGCCATCGTCGCCGACGCGCCGGCCGACCAGCCAGCGCCGCACGAGGTCCTCGATGTCACGCCGGACGCTCCCGAAGACGTCGTCGAGGCGGCCTACCGTCAGAAGACGAAGACTGCCCACCCCGACCAGGGCGGCAGCGCCGAGGAACTGAAGCGCGTCCGCCAGGCGAAGGAAGCGATGTTGGACGGAGGGGAGCGATGAGTGATGGCCGCGATCTCTCCCCACGCGAGGCAGCGGAGCGCTGGCTTGATCGTCGACGACCAGACGTTCGCGACTCCACGCTGTCGACGCTGTGGTACCGCCTCAAACTGTTCGTCGAGTACTGCGAGCGAGAAGGGTTCGACTCCATTCGTGACATCGACGGATGGGACATTGACGAGTATCAGCTGCATCGCCATCAGAACGCCAAACCTCTCACGCTTAACAAGGAACTCGGGACGCTCCGGCAGTGGCTGGAGTACTGTGTCTCGATTGGAGTCGTCGACGAGGCTGTCCCGACGGCTGTTGAGATACCCGATGTCGATCCAGCAGACCGCAGTGACGACACGATGCTGCCGCCAGAGCGTGGCGAGGCGTTACTCTCGTGGTATCGCGATAGTCCCCAGCGCGCGAGTCGCCCACACGCTCTCCTGGAAATCTTCTGGACCGTCGGCTGTCGGTCGGGGGCGCTACGGAGTCTCGATGTGCGAGATTTCAACGCCGACGAACAGTGGCTCCGATTCGAGCACCGGCCGGAGACCGGCACCGAGCTCAAGAAGGGTCGTCGTGGCGAGCGCTACGTCGGGTTGCTCGACGAGCCGACGGCCGTCCTTGCCGAGTTCCTGGATCGCGAGCGGATGGACATCTCCGACAGGTACGGCCGCTCGCCGCTCATCCCCAGCGAGGCAGGGCGACCGGCGACTAGTACTATCCGCGATTGGTGCTACTTGGCGACGGTCCCCTGCAAGCACGGCCCCTGCCCGCACGAGAACGACCCGGCCTCCTGTGAGTATCTGTCGTACGTCACGGCAAGCGGATGTCCGTCAAGTCGGTCGCCCCACCAGGTGCGGACAGGCTCGATTACATGGCAGCTCTCCCGTGGCGTCCCGATTGAGGTCATTGCAGATCGGGTCAACTCCAGCCCAGATACCATCGAAGAACACTACGACAAGGAAGATCCGCGGCGCGAACTCGAAGTGCGCCGCCGCGGCCACCTCGACGCACTTTCACTTGACGATGACACCAGAACGCACGAGTAACGACAGTGGTATCGGTCCAAAACCAGGGACGGCGATAGGTTCGTAGCCGAAATCTGCCCGAACCCATCCTACCTTAAGGGATTCCGGCAACAACATCCGGAAGTCACTTCTCAAATCGCGGGGGTGAGCCGCTGTGTCTAAGCAACAGCGGCAGTTCGACCCCGATTCCTTACCGAACCCC of the Salinibaculum sp. SYNS191 genome contains:
- a CDS encoding type IV pilin N-terminal domain-containing protein; translation: MRLRETIRELHSGEDRAVSPVIGVILMVAITVILAAVIASFVLGLGPSEAAPSAQFEFEEINTDDGVTIKIAHQSGDTIDPATLVTRGSFNNSAGNYVGSPDGSNGVNWTDSANTGSVLADISVSGNEISSGDYMSVNVTSGWDLSVVWEKDDQSSEIASQEA
- a CDS encoding Cdc6/Cdc18 family protein — its product is MITDARALRPEYIPRDLYHRDGQKDALASWLDPLTHGRSGENAFIFGPTGSGKTTLAKYIAKKLAKQTFDVRWGLANCMSDPTPAATLAEIVRETDLGTQRPDGTPRAHYIRLLREADSQILAIIDEVNALTDLALLHALYDVPGVTLVCICVDEDSLFSAPDINSETRSRLRTFRTMHLDPYSHDELVDILDYRVEYGLMRDRVADDAIDYIADLAVGNARTAIALLRRAAEAASADECPITSGLVDDVQEEALADVRDRHIRSLGTHQRAIFEIIREAGSSGIRATDLHGRYASRVQEPRGQSMRRRYLNSLERYGLIEQAGTGRGTRYCVLQIEEA
- a CDS encoding type IV toxin-antitoxin system AbiEi family antitoxin domain-containing protein encodes the protein MQLPIDDRILELLSETGIILSPAVIAINIDKSRDEVNRRLSKLVDKGMVERVKRGYYRITPDGEAYLQGESESS
- a CDS encoding PadR family transcriptional regulator, with the translated sequence MSTDTTTTDSTDTTTTWTDLSAFQRDTLAVLQEIDHEDATSYGLEIKRRLEDLYGEEVNHGRLYPNLDQLVQADLVEKSDLDERTNRYALTHAGKRLLEVQAEHLATLTDICQAEVVADGGQEFVPVHFIAYEDDADLEIDDSGEDPTVANHDELVNSGQTFGEIRMMSREHAEEYDLDVVTQDDALWCDEVADLDIGEAVRVDDLREEGAVS
- a CDS encoding type IV pilin N-terminal domain-containing protein, whose translation is MKLQQLRNDDGAVSPVIGVILMVAITVILAAVIATFVLGLGDQVSDTAPQASFDFVENGNNIDITHTGGATLDAANINVTYGTFVDDANNWGGGTISAGDTYTTNDSVSSGDTVRIIWENDAGTDSATLREYEYGG
- a CDS encoding J domain-containing protein, whose product is MTSQQDRTDGAVDWPAQFERTPASQRVHTSKFGVTFHEALRRIETELLDRVGADDWRVSTAAPHRKQDGMPYANANPSDPAVVVRWSKDGQQFAVACDHYTDWRDNARAIGLYIREKRKMSDRPVTTGQSEFATARLPSGNEEAIVADAPADQPAPHEVLDVTPDAPEDVVEAAYRQKTKTAHPDQGGSAEELKRVRQAKEAMLDGGER
- a CDS encoding tyrosine-type recombinase/integrase, with protein sequence MSDGRDLSPREAAERWLDRRRPDVRDSTLSTLWYRLKLFVEYCEREGFDSIRDIDGWDIDEYQLHRHQNAKPLTLNKELGTLRQWLEYCVSIGVVDEAVPTAVEIPDVDPADRSDDTMLPPERGEALLSWYRDSPQRASRPHALLEIFWTVGCRSGALRSLDVRDFNADEQWLRFEHRPETGTELKKGRRGERYVGLLDEPTAVLAEFLDRERMDISDRYGRSPLIPSEAGRPATSTIRDWCYLATVPCKHGPCPHENDPASCEYLSYVTASGCPSSRSPHQVRTGSITWQLSRGVPIEVIADRVNSSPDTIEEHYDKEDPRRELEVRRRGHLDALSLDDDTRTHE